GGAGGTCATTAAGAGAGGTAAAAAAACCAGAtgggttgtgttgtgttgtgtgcGATGTGTTTGTTATGTCTGTATGTTTGATTTATGTTATAAAAGCCCTACCCTTGATTTGAacttaagaaaagaaaaaaaaaatgggtTGTATAAGACTAGAACACGCGACGTCTTCTTTGTAAAGAAGGGAATTTACCACTCTAGCAGGTTTGCTTTGAAAATATGGAGTCCAACCAATTATTTTTATGGGGTCTTTGAAAAAATTAATATAACGGATGtattaaaaatttagaaaaaattgGGGTTCGGGGACCCCGACCCGCTCTATGTGGGTCTGCCCCTGTTCATGGGTTATGTTTATTTtgtttagagtaaattacaatattagtccttgtggtttaatcaaaataacaattttAGTCTATTAGTTTGATTCTATTCTTTCGGTAAATTGTATATTTAGTCTTTGTGGTTACATTTTCTTGTTGTTTTAAAAGACCAGAATGCTCTTTCTTTAATAGAAAATGAAACTAACCTTCACTTTCCTAGACAATGCTTCACCCCCAAACCCTAATCACTCTTTAATTGGGACTGACAAAACATGTCTAGTCATATTCGACAAGCTAAACACAACATgattcacatggtaaccaaacacaAACAAGACCCATTTCGTTATACATGTCATTTACTTAAACACAAACACTGAGGATATCCGTTTTCTCCATTTCTCTTCGTTTTGGTTCTTAGGCATTGAGCATGGTTATGGAATGTGCTATAAAAGAAGGGGGTTTTAGGGGGATTCAATTGCCTAACATGGGTCCTCTTATTTCCCATTTTTGTTATGCGGATGACGTGATCTTTCTTTGGGAATGGGACGAAGAAAATGTGAAAAATTTTAATCGGATTCTTAGATGTTTTTCTTTGAGTTCGGGTCTTAAGATAAATTTGGCTAAAAGTAGTGTTGTTGGGGTTGGGGTGAAGGAAGATGAGGTTTTGAATTTGGCTACCATCCTTAAGTGTAAGTCGGGAAGGTTGCCTTTTATGTATCTTGGAGTGCCCATCGAAGAAAATATGAAAATGGTTAAACCATGGAGACCGTTAGTTAATAAAATTAAATCGAGACTCACAGGGTGGAAGGCAAATAGCCTTTCTTTTGTGGATA
This genomic stretch from Helianthus annuus cultivar XRQ/B chromosome 8, HanXRQr2.0-SUNRISE, whole genome shotgun sequence harbors:
- the LOC110870022 gene encoding uncharacterized protein LOC110870022; the protein is MVVYQNSKGRKEERGEKEAEGERSVDGGRRQLAERAAVGRGRENEQQAEGGTQRRSLREALSMVMECAIKEGGFRGIQLPNMGPLISHFCYADDVIFLWEWDEENVKNFNRILRCFSLSSGLKINLAKSSVVGVGVKEDEVLNLATILKCKSGRLPFMYLGVPIEENMKMVKPWRPVIKMIKSIRGDFVWGKNRGNCKIRWVAWKKVIAPKAMGGVDIGGLRESNLARLSKWRWKFSGEQG